The Nitriliruptor alkaliphilus DSM 45188 genome includes a region encoding these proteins:
- a CDS encoding response regulator yields MEAASTSTPLDVLVIDDEPALSELVAANLAAAGHRVRTAPDGRAGLAAVAERRPDVVVLDVMMPVLDGWGVLEALAEDPSTAELPVVMLTALSSEQDVIRAHLTGAVHYLTKPFEVSALLTTVHTAATPPNDEQRRERRLQLRGFLSRLAELDAGRTATGPRVRFAGLESMPPADLAQPVPSTDALTPRQRHVAGLFADGVSARAIAEQLGTSRSNVYATRARIARHLGVAPEDVVETARRVGLTASTEHED; encoded by the coding sequence GTGGAGGCAGCGAGCACGTCGACGCCTCTGGACGTGCTCGTCATCGACGACGAGCCGGCACTGAGCGAGCTCGTCGCCGCCAACCTCGCCGCCGCCGGTCACCGGGTCCGCACCGCACCCGACGGCCGGGCCGGGCTGGCCGCCGTCGCGGAGCGACGCCCCGATGTCGTCGTCCTCGACGTCATGATGCCGGTCCTGGACGGGTGGGGTGTGCTCGAAGCGCTGGCCGAGGATCCGAGCACCGCCGAGCTGCCCGTGGTCATGCTCACCGCGTTGTCCAGCGAACAGGACGTGATCCGGGCGCACCTGACCGGTGCCGTCCACTACCTCACCAAGCCGTTCGAGGTCAGCGCGCTGCTGACGACCGTGCACACGGCCGCGACACCACCCAACGACGAGCAGCGCCGGGAGCGGCGCCTCCAGCTGCGCGGCTTCCTGTCGCGCCTCGCCGAGCTCGACGCCGGGCGCACCGCCACGGGTCCCCGGGTGCGCTTCGCCGGCCTCGAGTCGATGCCACCGGCCGACCTGGCTCAGCCGGTCCCGTCGACCGACGCGCTGACGCCTCGTCAGCGGCACGTGGCAGGGCTGTTCGCGGACGGGGTGTCGGCCCGGGCGATCGCCGAGCAGCTCGGGACGTCGCGCAGCAACGTCTACGCGACCAGGGCCCGGATCGCACGCCACCTCGGTGTGGCACCCGAGGACGTGGTCGAGACGGCACGCCGCGTCGGGCTCACCGCCTCGACCGAGCACGAGGACTGA
- a CDS encoding response regulator, with translation MRVLIVSEVAAERLRASSALMLHAGAEVVEAASGEEARRRIIDGDLEVDVLVVDGDLQPRGGFALLYDLREKFQFDGRDLPPSIVMTARAQDRFLVDWSGADRSISKPVDPFELAELVGELAADTARA, from the coding sequence GTGCGCGTGCTCATCGTGTCCGAGGTGGCTGCCGAGCGCCTCCGTGCCAGCAGCGCGCTGATGCTCCACGCCGGTGCGGAGGTCGTCGAAGCGGCCTCCGGCGAGGAAGCTCGACGGCGGATCATCGACGGTGACCTCGAGGTCGACGTGCTCGTGGTCGACGGCGACCTCCAGCCCCGCGGTGGCTTCGCGCTGCTGTACGACCTGCGCGAGAAGTTCCAGTTCGACGGCCGCGACCTCCCGCCGTCGATCGTGATGACCGCCCGCGCGCAGGACCGCTTCCTGGTCGACTGGTCCGGTGCCGATCGATCCATCTCCAAGCCCGTCGACCCCTTCGAGCTCGCCGAACTCGTCGGAGAGCTCGCGGCGGACACCGCCCGCGCCTGA
- a CDS encoding glycosyltransferase family 4 protein: protein MRVLMLSWEYPPRVVGGLGRHAAALARNLVAQGHEVHVITRDHPDQPAPAEEWLEGVHVVRVAEAPPVIPFHDLVPWVLAFNNRAQAAAAKLIHRHEVDVIHAHDWLVAYAAAGLKDAFDLPLVATIHATEYGRHQGWLPGPMNKLIHQVEWWLTYEARRVITCSEYMRDQVQDIFLLPEDKVDVVPNGVAVRDFALPDDEVSAFRRTLVGPRTRMVLFAGRLEYEKGVQTVLEALEQVRSAVGPVKFFIAGIGTYSDELRRRVRELGLRRHVHFTGFLEDHELRLHYAAADVAVAPSIYEPFGLVAVEAMACGTPVVAGDTGGLREIVSGGHGLSFTPQDADHLAERLVEVLTDRALADRLVSRATRRIHDRYDWSSVASSTVAVYARAAREEAELAGREARPPLRPILHAAPILELEELGGAAG, encoded by the coding sequence GTGCGCGTGCTGATGCTGTCCTGGGAGTACCCACCCCGCGTGGTGGGTGGGCTCGGCCGTCACGCCGCTGCGCTCGCCCGCAACCTCGTCGCCCAAGGGCACGAGGTCCACGTCATCACGCGGGACCACCCCGACCAGCCGGCACCCGCCGAGGAGTGGCTCGAAGGGGTCCACGTGGTCCGGGTGGCCGAGGCGCCGCCGGTCATCCCGTTCCACGACCTCGTGCCCTGGGTGCTGGCGTTCAACAACCGCGCGCAGGCCGCGGCGGCCAAGCTGATCCACCGGCACGAGGTGGACGTGATCCACGCGCACGACTGGTTGGTCGCGTACGCGGCCGCGGGCCTGAAGGACGCGTTCGACCTGCCGCTGGTGGCCACCATCCACGCGACCGAGTACGGCCGCCACCAGGGCTGGCTGCCCGGCCCGATGAACAAGCTGATCCACCAGGTGGAGTGGTGGCTGACCTACGAGGCCCGGCGCGTCATCACCTGCTCGGAGTACATGCGCGACCAGGTCCAGGACATCTTCCTGCTCCCCGAGGACAAGGTCGACGTCGTCCCGAACGGCGTCGCGGTCCGCGACTTCGCCCTGCCGGACGACGAGGTCAGCGCGTTCCGACGCACCCTCGTCGGACCGCGCACCCGCATGGTGCTGTTCGCGGGACGCCTCGAGTACGAGAAGGGCGTCCAGACCGTCCTCGAGGCCCTCGAGCAGGTCCGATCGGCGGTGGGGCCGGTGAAGTTCTTCATCGCCGGGATCGGCACCTACTCCGACGAGCTGCGGCGCCGCGTGCGCGAGCTCGGGCTGCGGCGACACGTGCACTTCACCGGCTTCCTGGAGGACCACGAGCTGCGGCTGCACTACGCGGCCGCCGACGTGGCCGTCGCCCCGTCGATCTACGAGCCGTTCGGGCTGGTCGCGGTCGAAGCGATGGCATGCGGCACCCCCGTCGTCGCGGGTGACACCGGCGGGCTGCGCGAGATCGTCTCGGGCGGACACGGGCTCAGCTTCACCCCCCAGGACGCCGACCACCTCGCCGAGCGGCTCGTCGAGGTCCTCACCGACCGTGCGCTCGCGGACCGGCTGGTGAGCCGTGCGACCCGCCGCATCCACGATCGCTACGACTGGTCGTCGGTCGCGTCGTCCACCGTCGCGGTGTACGCCCGGGCGGCCCGCGAGGAGGCCGAGCTCGCCGGACGCGAGGCGCGGCCGCCGCTGCGTCCCATCCTCCACGCGGCCCCGATCCTCGAGCTCGAGGAGCTCGGCGGCGCCGCCGGCTGA
- a CDS encoding amino acid permease, with product MGNGADAGARLEKQLGLLDVYAICTGAMFASGFFLLPGIAAANAGPSVILAYLVSSILMVPAMYSIAELSSAMPRAAGTYFFIHRSMGPFAGTIGGLGAWLVLVAKSAFALVGMGAYLSLFVEVPVRPLAIALVVAFGALNIVGAKETARLQVWLVVALVTIMAFFIANGAVDMVTGDAAVEGSFRPFFPFGLDGLVSTIGLVFISYAGLTKVSSAAEEISDLDRNLPLGMILALLTVGAIYTLGVTVLVGVIPPEALRDDLTPVATAGQLIFDWMPGQIGLGLVVLAAMLAFASTGNAGILTASRYPLAMARDRLLWKGFDRLGRFGTPTVGVVVTCSLMVAAILFLDVERLASLGSAFLLLLFAFINLSVILMRESRMTSYAPGYRSPLYPWMQIAGFLSTFGLIFTLGVFYVAFILAIVALSYVWYRLYVRERVPRRGAIYGVFRRLGEIHDEGVDEELWSILQERGASEGDSFDELVARARVIDLDRAVDLDGVIDRVAGELAGRLDHTADDVATAVELAASRGIVPERAPVVVYDLQMDGIASSEVVLVRARRGVPVAGAGRFPGTGAVVGEPTEQDTVRALLFLVTPDGAATQHLRLLAQLVSMVEVPGFARAWDRARDDQELLETLLRDERFATFVVGDPGPPSRMVDKRLREVDFPGDTLVAMVRRGDRTIVPDGQTLLREGDRLTIIGSPADVALLRRDDAEDGG from the coding sequence GTGGGCAACGGTGCTGATGCAGGAGCGCGCCTCGAGAAGCAGCTCGGCCTGCTCGACGTCTACGCCATCTGCACCGGTGCGATGTTCGCGTCGGGCTTCTTCCTGCTCCCGGGCATCGCCGCCGCCAACGCGGGCCCGTCGGTCATCCTCGCCTACCTCGTCTCGAGCATCCTGATGGTGCCGGCGATGTACTCGATCGCCGAACTGTCCAGCGCGATGCCGCGCGCGGCCGGGACCTACTTCTTCATCCACCGCAGCATGGGGCCGTTTGCGGGCACGATCGGTGGGCTCGGTGCCTGGCTGGTGTTGGTCGCCAAGAGCGCCTTCGCCCTCGTCGGGATGGGTGCGTACCTGTCGCTGTTCGTCGAGGTCCCGGTGCGCCCGCTGGCGATCGCGCTGGTGGTCGCCTTCGGCGCCCTCAACATCGTGGGGGCCAAGGAGACCGCGCGGCTGCAGGTCTGGCTCGTGGTCGCCCTCGTGACCATCATGGCGTTCTTCATCGCCAACGGGGCGGTCGACATGGTGACCGGCGACGCGGCGGTCGAGGGCAGCTTCCGGCCCTTCTTCCCGTTCGGACTCGACGGGCTGGTGTCGACCATCGGGCTGGTGTTCATCTCGTACGCCGGTCTGACCAAGGTCTCGTCGGCCGCGGAGGAGATCTCCGACCTCGACCGCAACCTGCCGCTCGGCATGATCCTGGCACTGTTGACGGTGGGGGCCATCTACACCCTCGGGGTCACCGTCCTGGTCGGGGTCATCCCGCCCGAGGCGCTCCGCGACGACCTGACGCCCGTCGCAACCGCGGGTCAGCTGATCTTCGACTGGATGCCCGGTCAGATCGGCCTCGGTCTGGTCGTCCTGGCCGCCATGCTCGCGTTCGCGTCCACCGGGAACGCCGGCATCCTGACCGCCTCGCGCTACCCGTTGGCGATGGCGCGCGACCGCCTGCTGTGGAAGGGGTTCGACCGGCTGGGCCGGTTCGGTACGCCGACGGTCGGCGTGGTGGTCACCTGCAGCCTGATGGTCGCCGCCATCCTCTTCCTGGACGTCGAGCGGCTGGCGAGCCTCGGCAGCGCCTTCCTGCTGCTGCTGTTCGCCTTCATCAACCTGTCGGTGATCCTGATGCGCGAGAGCCGCATGACGTCCTACGCGCCGGGGTACCGCTCGCCGCTCTACCCGTGGATGCAGATCGCCGGTTTCCTGTCCACGTTCGGGCTCATCTTCACCCTCGGCGTCTTCTACGTCGCCTTCATCCTCGCGATCGTGGCGCTGTCCTACGTCTGGTACCGCCTCTACGTCCGGGAACGAGTCCCACGGCGTGGCGCGATCTACGGGGTCTTCCGTCGCTTGGGGGAGATCCACGACGAGGGCGTGGACGAGGAGCTGTGGAGCATCCTGCAGGAGCGCGGGGCCAGCGAGGGCGACTCCTTCGACGAACTGGTCGCACGCGCGCGGGTGATCGACCTCGACCGAGCGGTGGACCTCGACGGGGTGATCGATCGCGTCGCCGGCGAGCTCGCCGGCCGGCTCGACCACACGGCGGACGACGTCGCGACCGCCGTCGAGCTGGCCGCGTCCCGCGGCATCGTGCCCGAGCGGGCCCCGGTCGTGGTCTACGACCTGCAGATGGACGGCATCGCCAGCAGCGAGGTGGTGCTGGTCCGGGCCCGCCGAGGCGTGCCGGTTGCAGGAGCCGGGCGCTTCCCCGGGACCGGAGCGGTCGTCGGTGAACCCACCGAGCAGGACACCGTCCGAGCCCTGCTGTTCCTCGTCACGCCGGACGGGGCGGCGACCCAGCACCTGCGGTTGCTGGCGCAGCTGGTCTCGATGGTGGAGGTCCCCGGGTTCGCGCGCGCGTGGGACCGGGCCCGCGACGACCAGGAGCTGCTCGAGACGCTGCTGCGCGACGAGCGGTTCGCCACCTTCGTCGTCGGCGACCCGGGGCCGCCGTCCCGGATGGTGGACAAGCGGCTGCGCGAGGTGGACTTCCCGGGCGACACGCTGGTGGCCATGGTCCGCCGTGGGGACCGCACGATCGTCCCCGACGGGCAGACCCTGCTGCGTGAGGGCGACCGCCTCACCATCATCGGGTCACCGGCCGACGTGGCGCTCCTGCGCCGGGACGACGCTGAGGATGGCGGGTGA